One genomic segment of Candidatus Nezhaarchaeota archaeon includes these proteins:
- the csa3 gene encoding CRISPR-associated CARF protein Csa3 yields MRRVVVSSIGFAWERVFRAVARIGLGEGDGLLLFNSLPKVDMAIEAMEMIKKRVEEVYPGVSVGSYWLDPRQGFEVNVALIRRRVEEHAPCEAFFLAVGGFRWLALALSYAAFAAHTLSEMRKIYVKSLELQLEEDLHSKELLKQMFPTQEERTIRIPLLLKLADVDLEDLQIMELVGRGLKRAKQLEDELRMPKATMQRKLVQLVNKGLLAYEKRGRSYLYSLTPLARMLVNGGPQP; encoded by the coding sequence GTGCGAAGGGTCGTAGTTTCGAGCATTGGCTTCGCTTGGGAGCGAGTCTTTAGGGCAGTCGCCAGGATCGGTCTGGGCGAAGGAGATGGCCTCCTTCTCTTCAACTCCCTACCCAAGGTCGATATGGCCATCGAGGCCATGGAGATGATCAAGAAGCGAGTTGAAGAGGTGTATCCGGGGGTTAGCGTGGGGTCTTACTGGCTAGATCCTAGACAGGGCTTCGAGGTAAACGTCGCACTGATAAGGAGGAGAGTTGAGGAGCACGCTCCATGCGAAGCCTTCTTCTTAGCAGTGGGGGGATTTCGATGGCTGGCTCTGGCCTTGAGCTACGCCGCCTTCGCTGCCCACACGTTGAGCGAGATGCGCAAGATCTACGTCAAGTCTCTAGAGCTACAGTTGGAAGAGGATCTTCACTCCAAGGAGTTATTGAAGCAAATGTTCCCAACACAGGAGGAGAGGACCATTAGGATCCCCTTGCTCCTGAAGCTAGCCGACGTCGATCTAGAGGACCTTCAAATCATGGAGCTAGTGGGTAGAGGGCTCAAGAGGGCTAAGCAATTGGAGGACGAGTTGAGGATGCCGAAAGCAACCATGCAGAGGAAGCTGGTACAGCTGGTTAACAAGGGGCTGCTAGCTTACGAGAAGAGGGGGAGGAGCTATTTGTACTCTTTAACTCCACTGGCTAGAATGCTCGTAAATGGGGGACCACAACCTTAG